In Pirellulaceae bacterium, the genomic stretch AGTTCCGGCGGGGCCGTCAAAATAAATGGCAGACCGATCACCTACCTGACGCGACAAGCTTGGAAATTGTCCACGACAATGCTCGACGATCTCAGCTGTTAACTTCATCTTCGATAAACTCCGGACAGGATCAATAAACTCCGGACAGGGAACGAGCATCTTACCGTTGAGTGCAGAACGAGAACAGGACCACAAACGGCCTGGCAATCATTGCTAATTGGCTGGAGAGATCGAAAAGCTTCGTTCCAAGCGTACTTTCTTAGGTACCGTTCCTTGCAACAGCTCAAAAGGCCTACCGATGCTATTGCCTGCAACGTCTTCCAAAACCTTGTCAAATCGCAGGCGATAATCGCCTGCCCGCCAACGATGCTTCGGTCGAAATTGCCATTGCGTCTCGGCGTTTTTTACCGCAACTTGGCCAACCACCGGCAGCCCGTTGGCACCGACCACTCTCATCACGCGCTGCAGCATGGCGTGATCCAGTGGCTCAGGGAAAGTGACCAGCAACAAATCTCGCGACCCGACTGCGGGGATTTGCAGGATCCAATCGAGAGAATCCGGCTGCTTGTAGTCGGCTGGCCCAACCGAAAACTGCCTTTGAAAACCTTCCCTCAAAGGCATTCCGTTGGCATCTGGCCAAGCCTCATCGATCTGGAGCGTGTAACGATTTCCCGCCTCGAGAACTTGCCCCTCTTGTTCGCGGGGCTTGAGCCCTCGTTTGATTCGCCCGGGGTCGAACAACAACGTCAAACGCTTGCCATCCGGATCCCATAGTTCCTCGCCGAGCTCCAAAAAGGGCAGAGCGATCACCCCGCCGCGCTGATCGATAAGGCGAACGCGACGGTAAGCTTCACCACGACTCATCGGCCCCGAAAAATGAAGATAGAATTTCAATAGATTTTCGGGTAATCGATTCGCGGTGGGAAAAACCTGTTCTACCCGATGACGCTCCAATGGCTTGGAGACTTGTCGATGAAATTCGAGCTGCACTGCCTCGTCGATCGATTGACCCAACATCCCCCGAGGATCAAACTCTGCGACGTAACGAACATTCGGCCGAAATGGAAAGCGGGGCACAAAACTCAACGAGTTTCCCACACGTCGGTAGTCCCCCAACATCGGAGTCACCCGTTCGGTAACTTGCACCCGAACTCGTAAGAAACGAGGTGCGTTCTGGGCAAGATTTGCCTCGAGTTCCGCCCAGCAGTCACCGGACAGCGGCCCTGCAGAAACAAATCTCCAGTTCTCATCAACGGACAAGCCTTCCGCCGGAGCTGAAACAGCTTCGGCGGAAGCCCCGCTAAGCCAACCGATGACCAACAGCCAAACGACGCACCGAGGAGCTTTGCTTTGACTCACAAAGACCTCGGGCGATACCCTCCGGCTAAGCAGATGATTTTCCATCACGGAAGCGTAAAGGTTTCTAAGCTGAGCCCCTTGTCTGACTCAACGAGCAACACCCCCTGCTTGTCATTCATGCGGTCCAACTGCACAACGCCGCTCAAACCCTTGATGGTTTCATAGGGAACACCAGCGGTCCCACCCCCTCGAACCGGTTGATCGAGCGAGGCTTGGTTAGCCACCGTATCGGTCGAGACTTTCATGATGCCTCGACTGCTGTTAGCAATCAACAAGTAACGCTTCCCATCTTTTTCGTAGACGATCATGTCCAAAGGCCGATTACGATTGCCTAATTCAGCGATCGTGACGCCTCGCACCTTCTGACCACCGTTCAATGCCGAAACGGGAAATTTAACCAACGGAGTGCAAGTGTAGGCCGCCAATAGATGCGGTTGATCATCGATATTGAATGGAACAAACGTCCGTACTGGAGAACGTGTTTCAAAATTGCCGTGGGCTGCGTGATAAATCTCGACGCTTGTCCCATCGGCAACTTCGCGAAACGGAAATGGCACCGAACGCAAGTTGGATGCAAACTCTTCATTCGAAAGACCGGCAATGAACAACTGATCGTCGACAAAAGCGAGATCCGTAATCGCCTGGGCACGTCGATTCCGACGCCCTTTCCCACCCGGTGCGGGCGCATTGGGGAGTTGGGCTTTCGCAAACTTGACATTCTTGAAGGAGAGCTCTGAAAAAGTCCCCGTTGCGTCGGTCTTTAAAATAACAGGATCCGCATCGGGGCCGCGACCGCGGGAAACAGATAGGTAAATGTTGCCGCCGGGACTGACCGCCAGATCGTTAATCAAAACGTCATCGGCAGTCGTTCCCAATACTGCCGCGATCTCCTTGCCAATTCCAGGTATTTCAAATATTTGCTTGATAGATTTCTGCTGGCTTTCCCCCGTCTCAAAGGCAAATACGGCAGCCCCTTTGCTGTCACCTACAAACAGTATCCCATCGGGACCAAAGGCGAGCGCTCCGGCTGATTGAAGATCTGCATCACCTTGTTTTAGACCATAGTCCGCCGCGCTGATCGACCCAGCAAGCATGGCGACCACAGCCACCGTTTTAGAAATCGTTCCAGACATTTCTATCGTCCCTCTTTAGCAATGATTGAATAGCCCCACGAACAACAGCGAGGACCGCTATTATCACCCATTAGTGCCGGCAATCAACTCTACCAAATTAGAATCCATAGAGAGCGTCATCTTGGTCTCAATAACGTGAGGCAGAGATCAAATTTACTTTTTCTCTGCAGAACCGACTGGATTCCTAAAAGTCAGATAATGCACGGAAATATGGAAAAAACAACTCCTGGCGGATGGTCATGGCCCACCGGGTCGATAGATCGCAACCAAGAATGCCGTCGCTTCACCACGTCCTACATTTTCAATGACATGATCCACGTCGGCCGTGTATCGAGCCAAATCACCGGCGTCCAAGACCGCCTCTTCCGTTCCCGCACGCACCTGAATCCTGCCTTTTTGGACGGTCAAAAACTCACGAGTGCCCGTCAAATGCGAACTACTCGGCAAGATAGCTCCAGGTCGCAACTTAACCTCGTAAAACTCGACATCTTTTTCCAGATGCACCGGATGGAGAGAGCGAACGCTGTGGTCGGACTCCTCCTGAAAATGATAATGCTGATCCTCCGCGCGTATCACCTCAATCGATGGCTCCTTCGGCTCCTCGTCAACTAACTGTCCCAGCGACATCCCGAAGGCCTGTGCAATTCGATAGGCCACATGAAATGTTGGATTGACCTGTTGTCGTTCAATCTGACTCAACATCGAGCGACTTACCCCGGAGGCCTGGGCAAGTTGCTCAAGTGTCCAAGCTCGTAAGGCCCGCAACGCACGGACCCGTTGGCAGAGACGAAGGGTCGCAGAATCGGCCGTTTTGTCGGAGACAGAAGGCCGGTCGTTATCGGTTTGCTCGATCATGCTTCCATTATAGTGCATTGAATTCTTGCATCCAAGATCCGGGCTCACTACGATTCCTCGGAGCGCTTTCCTTGGGGAAACGCAGCCTGGGGTTCGGCCCGTCATCGGCTGTCGAATTGACGCCCGCCGAAATCCAATCGCTGCAGTCTTTGGCTACAGGAGCGTAATCATGCACGGATCTTCCACTGCGAAATCAACGTTTTCCGACTCATCCTTTATCCACGCGACAGCTGCTCGCCTAGATTCCTCGTCCTTGGAAGAGCGGACCCAGTCGATTGGCTTGGATCTGCTAAAGTCGACACGCGAACGACGCGCACCTGTCTTGAGTCATCGGACCTGGTCAAACAAGCTAATGGAATGGGCAATGCAGGACGCGGCCTTCAAAGTACAGATGTTTCGGTATGTCGACACGTTTCCCACACTTCGTGATTCGCACCAGATTCATTCCGTGCTGCAAGATTATCTCAGCCAACCGGGCGTGCAGATTCCGCCGGGGCTGGGAGTTGGGCTCAAAGCGGGAAGTTTTGTGAAAGGGGCGTTGGCGAAGACGATCACCGCAAACATCAAACGGATGGCTGGAAACTTCATTGCCGGTTGCGATGCAGAGTCAGCCTTACCTAAACTTGAGCGTCTCTGGCAGGAACAAACGGGCTTCAGCGTTGACTTGTTGGGGGAAGCTTGCCTAAGTGACGAAGAGGCTGAAGCATACCGCCAACGTTATCTCGACCTGCTTCATCACTTGCCGGATCAGGTGGAAAAGTGGCGGGAGCAACCGATTCTAGAGTCGGATCACTTAGGGCCGATTCCACGCACCAACGTATCTCTCAAGATAAGTTCACTTTCGAGTCAGCTTCAGTTGACAGACTTTCACGGATCGATCGAACGTCTTTTTGAGTCATTGCGTCCGATTTTGGAGCTGGCAGCTAAGAGGAACGTCTTAATCAACTTCGACATGGAACAATTTGCATTCAAGGATTTAACGCTTGCTCTTTTCCGCCACTGCTGCGAACGCATCGATTTTCCAGCGAGCATTGCAGTGCAGGCCTACCTGCGCAGCGGGCCGGACGATGCGGCCCAGCTAATCAGTTGGGCTCAGTCAACCAAACGTCAAATCACAGTTCGCTTAATCAAAGGAGCCTATTGGGATTACGAAGTTATCCATGCTGAGGAAATGGGCTGGCCGATTCCGGTATGGACAGAAAAGAACGATACGGACGCTTGCTTTGAGCGAATGACAGAACAATTCCTGCAGGCGACTCCACGCTCAAATTCCGAAGGTGGA encodes the following:
- a CDS encoding XRE family transcriptional regulator; its protein translation is MHYNGSMIEQTDNDRPSVSDKTADSATLRLCQRVRALRALRAWTLEQLAQASGVSRSMLSQIERQQVNPTFHVAYRIAQAFGMSLGQLVDEEPKEPSIEVIRAEDQHYHFQEESDHSVRSLHPVHLEKDVEFYEVKLRPGAILPSSSHLTGTREFLTVQKGRIQVRAGTEEAVLDAGDLARYTADVDHVIENVGRGEATAFLVAIYRPGGP